A genomic region of Cannabis sativa cultivar Pink pepper isolate KNU-18-1 chromosome 1, ASM2916894v1, whole genome shotgun sequence contains the following coding sequences:
- the LOC115704025 gene encoding uncharacterized protein LOC115704025, with the protein MAENLENVNIPHGETNHRSGKEPMGSRRSTNPRSRWTTGSVMTQREGGPSTRTTRSQRTQPNGTNAQNQPKPGVRRPQGRPRGSQTRRQEDAWEEQPRENEISPKNQNEQPDGRKPETDEREISHDNEEDLGTQSGERRSPARNHQRSSQTHRVRTRIDPNGGNTTNCTQGERTEHEEASVTLRRSRTHSQSTRRGKSTQ; encoded by the exons ATGGCTGAAAATCTAGAAAATGTTAATATTCCACATGGGGAAACTAATCATCGATCTGGGAAAGAGCCCATGGGCTCCAGAAGGTCTACCAACCCGCGGTCCAGATGGACCACCGGTTCTGTTATGACTCAACGTGAGGGTGGCCCTAGCACACGGACCACACGTTCTCAGAGGACCCAACCCAAT GGGACAAATGCTCAAAATCAACCTAAACCTGGAGTGAGAAGACCTCAAGGTAGGCCTCGTGGCTCACAAACCAGGAGACAGGAAGATGCCTGGGAAGAACAACCCAGGGAAAATGAGATATCCCCTAAAAATCAGAACGAACAACCAGATGGAAGGAAACCAGAAACTGATGAACGAGAAATTTCTCATGACAATGAGGAGGATCTTGGGACTCAATCAGGAGAACGTAGGTCACCTGCGAGAAATCACCAACGTTCTTCCCAAACCCATAGAGTGAGGACTCGTATAGACCCTAATGGGGGAAATACAACGAACTGCACTCAGGGGGAGAGAACAGAGCATGAAGAAGCTAGCGTAACCTTAAGGCGGTCAAGAACCCACAGTCAATCAACTCGAAGAGGCAAAAGTACTCAATGA
- the LOC133035731 gene encoding uncharacterized protein LOC133035731: MLKSKIPPKLKDPGNFTIPISIGGRDVGRALCDLGASINLIPVSIFKKLGIGEARPTIVTLQLADRSMAHLDGKIEDVLVQVDKFIFPTDFIILDYEEDREIPIILGRPFLATGRTLIDVEK, from the coding sequence atgttgaaaagtaaaattccaCCCAAATTGAAAGATCCTGGCAACTTTACAATTCCAATTTCTATTGGGGGTCGAGATGTTGGAAGAGCTCTTTGTGATTTGGGAGCTAGTATTAATCTCATCCCCGTGTCTATTTTCAAGAAGTtgggaattggagaagcaaggccAACCATCGTCACTTTACAATTAGCGGATCGTTCTATGGCCCATCTAGATGGAAAAATTGAAGATGTTTTGGTACAAGTTGATAAGTTCATTTTTCCAACCGACTTCATTATTCTTGACTATGAGGAAGATAGAGAAATTCCAATTATTTTAGGGAGGCCATTTCTTGCTACGGGAAGGACTTTGATAgatgttgaaaaatga